From Pseudovibrio sp. Tun.PSC04-5.I4, a single genomic window includes:
- a CDS encoding acetyl-CoA hydrolase/transferase C-terminal domain-containing protein — translation MSKGSLSRLYQEKLKTAEQAVNALPRDSQLVTFGCYCGTPPNLTQAFCTAVSNKFFSGIPDVYLLRSREEVVKQFTNVEVLSRIRMLCPFLGAGFRQLADKAKELHKTHPDLIVPQFLPEHFSLYARGVFTRHGKPDVHMLQVSPMDEHGYFSFGADGSMSIPLALEAAQIIVEVNPKMPRTFGAGILHISQIAAITEHESELMVLPQREPSPEDQQIARLVADLVQDNACIQLGIGAVPNEVGRLLKTRNDLGIHTEVLGDTLLELIEAGNVSNRYKQLNVGHSVFNIALFSKPSYYDFLDNNPTMLCHPAEYVNNPHIIAQNDNTVSVNSFVEIDLFGQVASESVNWRQISGSGGQLDFSRGAFLSKGGIAVLAAHSTAKNNSISKVVPRLNNIVTTPRNDVHYVVTEHGCVDLFGLSTCDRAQALIKLAAPKFRDELREEAHKMTLY, via the coding sequence ATGTCAAAAGGATCGCTTTCGCGTCTCTATCAGGAAAAACTCAAAACCGCAGAACAAGCGGTCAATGCGTTGCCACGAGACTCGCAGCTGGTTACATTCGGCTGCTATTGCGGCACTCCGCCCAACCTGACACAAGCCTTTTGCACTGCAGTTTCAAACAAGTTCTTTTCTGGCATTCCAGATGTGTACTTGCTGCGATCTCGTGAGGAAGTCGTCAAGCAGTTCACCAATGTAGAAGTGCTCTCCCGCATTCGTATGCTTTGCCCATTTTTGGGCGCAGGCTTCCGGCAATTGGCGGACAAAGCCAAAGAGCTCCACAAAACACATCCAGATTTGATTGTACCGCAGTTTCTGCCAGAACATTTCAGCCTCTATGCCAGAGGGGTATTCACTCGTCATGGCAAACCGGATGTTCACATGCTTCAGGTCTCGCCCATGGATGAGCACGGCTATTTCAGCTTTGGTGCTGATGGCAGCATGTCCATTCCACTGGCATTGGAGGCCGCGCAGATCATTGTTGAAGTGAACCCCAAAATGCCCCGCACCTTTGGCGCCGGCATCCTGCATATTTCTCAGATCGCGGCCATTACAGAGCATGAGAGCGAACTGATGGTTCTGCCACAGAGAGAACCGTCTCCTGAAGATCAACAGATCGCCCGCCTCGTGGCTGATCTGGTGCAAGATAATGCCTGCATTCAGTTGGGCATTGGCGCTGTACCCAATGAGGTTGGCCGCCTGCTCAAAACCCGAAATGATCTGGGCATTCACACCGAAGTTCTGGGAGATACCCTGCTGGAACTGATAGAGGCTGGCAACGTCTCCAACCGCTATAAACAGTTGAACGTGGGCCACTCTGTCTTCAACATCGCCCTGTTTTCCAAGCCCAGCTACTATGATTTTTTAGATAACAACCCGACCATGCTGTGCCATCCCGCGGAGTACGTCAACAACCCGCATATCATCGCCCAAAATGACAACACCGTCTCGGTCAACTCATTCGTGGAGATAGACTTATTCGGTCAGGTGGCCTCTGAATCTGTCAACTGGCGACAGATTTCAGGCAGTGGCGGACAACTGGATTTTAGCCGCGGCGCGTTCCTATCCAAGGGTGGCATCGCAGTATTAGCAGCCCATTCCACCGCCAAAAATAACAGTATTTCCAAGGTAGTGCCCCGGCTCAATAATATAGTCACGACACCGCGCAACGACGTACATTATGTGGTGACAGAACATGGCTGCGTGGACTTATTTGGCCTTTCCACCTGCGACCGCGCCCAAGCATTGATAAAGCTGGCCGCTCCCAAATTTCGCGATGAACTGCGCGAAGAAGCCCACAAAATGACCCTCTACTGA
- a CDS encoding MaoC family dehydratase has product MFSAYAKISENRYRETSGLDFEEFAVGQVFHHRPGLTLTQQENAEEAFDTYNAAMLHYDAHYAQQTEFGNPLVVSTLTMQKIIGMSWKTFARKDRITAFDDITMTAPVYGGDTLYCTSRITAIDDLNEEIGLVTVKASATNQHGTEVARLGYTISIFKKGKHPCVGKLENQQNDERFSAYRQLEDRSLIEVTGLFFESFIKGDVFEHRPQVTLQTSSMLRHVMQSTNWNPMYSDGTSAHRLYGTNECPASEVHTLSLITAATTRTFGRVVANLGWSDTKLSRHFFAGDRFCVESKVLAKRESKSRPDQGILTVQTTAYDQHGKHAISYTRTLLVYRERKGPYAAAGY; this is encoded by the coding sequence TTGTTTTCCGCATATGCCAAAATCTCTGAAAACCGATACCGCGAAACCAGCGGCCTCGATTTTGAAGAGTTTGCAGTTGGCCAGGTCTTTCATCACCGCCCCGGCTTAACGCTCACCCAGCAGGAAAATGCAGAGGAAGCGTTTGATACCTATAACGCTGCCATGTTGCATTATGATGCGCATTACGCGCAGCAGACGGAATTCGGCAATCCGTTGGTCGTGTCCACGCTAACAATGCAAAAGATAATCGGCATGAGCTGGAAAACCTTTGCGCGCAAAGACCGCATCACCGCGTTTGACGATATCACCATGACAGCACCTGTTTATGGTGGAGATACGCTGTACTGCACCAGCCGGATTACAGCAATTGATGACCTCAATGAGGAGATCGGATTGGTCACTGTCAAAGCATCAGCCACCAACCAGCATGGCACAGAGGTAGCACGTCTTGGTTATACGATCAGCATCTTCAAAAAGGGAAAACACCCGTGCGTTGGAAAGCTGGAAAACCAACAAAATGATGAACGTTTTTCAGCTTATAGGCAACTTGAGGACCGCAGCCTGATCGAAGTTACCGGTCTTTTCTTTGAGAGCTTTATAAAGGGAGATGTGTTTGAGCACAGGCCGCAGGTGACGCTTCAGACCTCATCCATGCTGCGCCACGTGATGCAAAGCACAAATTGGAACCCCATGTATTCTGACGGGACCTCCGCCCATCGCCTATATGGAACCAATGAGTGCCCCGCCTCCGAAGTTCACACACTCTCTCTGATCACCGCTGCCACCACGCGCACATTTGGCCGGGTTGTTGCCAATCTGGGGTGGAGCGATACAAAACTGTCTCGGCACTTCTTCGCTGGTGATCGCTTTTGTGTTGAGAGCAAAGTGCTGGCAAAACGGGAGAGCAAATCCCGGCCCGACCAAGGTATCTTAACCGTACAGACCACCGCCTATGACCAACATGGAAAACACGCAATCTCCTACACCCGTACATTGCTCGTCTACCGAGAAAGAAAAGGTCCTTACGCGGCCGCTGGTTATTGA
- a CDS encoding IS256 family transposase: MTDDSVIPLVQPGEFQDALTEVLRSGAQQLLRAAIESEVMSVLSLYSDLKLPDGRQRVVRHGHLPERQVQTGVGPVTVSKPRIRDRDENAEEKIHYHSNLLPNYLRRSTSLDELIPALYLRGVSTNNVQQALSALLGVDAPNLSPDVIRGLVKSWRSLWEEWKTRDLSARNYVYMWADGIYLKARGERESRCILVLIGATPEGKKELIGFDDGYREDTQSWRELLLALKARGLQIEPKLAVGDGALGFWAALREVFSTTKAQRCWVHKTMNVLSKMPKSLQAKAKKDLQDIWMAENRVDAETAFDLFIEKFEAKYPKATQCLAKDRIELLAFYDFPAEHWGHIRTTNPIESTFATVRHRTRQTKNCLSRDTAMPMVFMLIKAAEKRWQKLRGKNQLPKIIQGVIFKNGIESDANQNHAA; this comes from the coding sequence ATGACAGATGATAGTGTTATCCCGCTTGTGCAGCCAGGGGAATTTCAAGATGCACTTACGGAAGTTTTGCGTTCGGGTGCACAGCAACTTTTGCGAGCGGCCATTGAGAGTGAAGTCATGAGCGTGCTTTCGCTTTACTCGGACTTAAAATTACCAGATGGCCGTCAGCGGGTGGTTCGGCATGGGCATTTGCCAGAGCGACAGGTCCAGACTGGCGTTGGGCCAGTCACGGTCAGCAAACCTCGGATCCGGGATCGAGATGAGAATGCAGAAGAGAAAATTCATTACCATTCCAATCTGTTACCTAATTATCTGCGCCGTTCAACCAGTCTTGATGAATTGATCCCAGCGCTCTATTTGCGTGGGGTTTCTACCAATAATGTTCAGCAAGCTTTGAGTGCTTTGTTGGGTGTTGATGCCCCCAACCTTTCACCGGATGTCATCCGCGGCCTTGTCAAAAGCTGGCGATCTTTATGGGAAGAGTGGAAAACCAGAGACCTGTCAGCGCGCAACTACGTTTATATGTGGGCAGATGGCATCTATCTGAAAGCCCGGGGAGAACGGGAAAGTCGCTGTATTCTGGTGTTGATCGGGGCAACACCGGAAGGCAAGAAAGAGCTGATTGGCTTTGATGATGGCTACCGGGAAGATACTCAGAGCTGGCGGGAGCTACTGCTTGCTCTCAAAGCTCGCGGCTTGCAGATCGAACCGAAGTTGGCTGTCGGTGATGGTGCTCTGGGTTTCTGGGCGGCATTGCGGGAAGTCTTTAGCACAACAAAAGCTCAACGCTGCTGGGTCCACAAGACAATGAATGTCTTAAGCAAAATGCCTAAATCCTTGCAGGCCAAAGCAAAGAAAGATCTACAGGATATCTGGATGGCAGAGAACCGCGTAGATGCTGAGACGGCTTTTGATCTTTTCATAGAGAAATTTGAGGCCAAATACCCCAAAGCCACGCAATGCCTTGCCAAGGATAGGATCGAACTGTTGGCTTTTTATGACTTTCCTGCTGAGCATTGGGGGCATATCAGAACCACCAATCCAATTGAATCAACCTTTGCGACTGTGCGCCACAGAACAAGGCAGACCAAGAACTGCCTCTCCCGGGATACTGCAATGCCAATGGTCTTCATGCTGATCAAGGCAGCGGAGAAGCGCTGGCAGAAATTGAGAGGCAAAAATCAATTGCCTAAGATAATACAGGGTGTCATCTTCAAAAATGGCATCGAGAGTGATGCAAACCAAAATCACGCCGCCTGA
- a CDS encoding LysE family translocator: MGVMLGSIIAITVALAGLGAIITTSAILYDILKYAGAAYLIYLGVSMWRRKFTFKGKLSLFQISQVQIFRDTFLVSAFNPKDMLFFVAFLPQFIAYEGAVFTQLIILGTTFVALGGLNTILWSSMAGGFRNMITNSNVMGRINKVGGTGLFSAGIFTAISGRLS, from the coding sequence TTGGGTGTGATGCTGGGCAGTATAATCGCCATTACAGTCGCTCTGGCGGGCCTTGGCGCAATTATCACCACCTCTGCTATCCTCTACGATATCTTAAAGTATGCAGGAGCCGCCTATCTGATCTATCTCGGGGTCAGCATGTGGCGTAGAAAATTCACCTTCAAAGGCAAGCTCAGTTTATTTCAAATTTCACAGGTCCAAATTTTCCGAGATACGTTTTTGGTCTCTGCCTTCAACCCCAAAGACATGCTGTTTTTCGTAGCTTTTCTGCCGCAGTTTATTGCTTATGAGGGGGCTGTCTTCACCCAGCTTATTATTCTTGGCACAACATTTGTGGCGTTAGGAGGCTTAAACACAATCTTGTGGTCCTCCATGGCTGGCGGCTTTCGCAACATGATCACAAATTCAAATGTGATGGGACGCATCAACAAAGTAGGTGGAACAGGCTTATTCAGCGCCGGAATCTTCACGGCAATCTCTGGCCGGCTGAGCTGA
- a CDS encoding ArgE/DapE family deacylase has product MKAAIEDRFAEQVEFLRELVKVPSDNPPGDTERHAMRSAELLKDLGFTVEKHPVPEPFVRQHGMISATNLIIREVFGTGMGPVIALNAHGDVVPPGDGWSKDPYGAEIENGAMYGRGVAVSKSDFATYAFALLALKERAEELEGTVELHLTYDEEAGGFVGPKWLLEQELTKPDYAFSAGFSYAVTTSHNGCLHMEVILRGKQAHAAMPDTGADALQAATPVLAAIYKERERLASITSAQKGIGSPQITVGLISGGINTNVVPDRVSLRIDRRLIPEENGVAVEEQLTELIESVVPEDCGVEVECRRIMIAEPLRELPGAKKLVEALQWPAREVLGIELEATGAPLYTDARHYSEAGIPTVLYGAGPRSILEANAHGADEHLQLSDLKAATIIVADALKTLLR; this is encoded by the coding sequence ATGAAGGCCGCGATTGAAGACCGATTTGCAGAGCAGGTAGAATTCCTGCGTGAATTGGTGAAGGTGCCCAGCGATAACCCACCGGGGGATACGGAGCGCCACGCTATGCGGTCAGCTGAATTGCTGAAAGATCTGGGTTTTACGGTTGAAAAACACCCTGTACCGGAGCCGTTTGTGCGTCAACACGGCATGATTTCTGCAACAAATCTAATTATTCGCGAAGTCTTTGGTACTGGGATGGGGCCTGTGATTGCGCTCAATGCACATGGTGATGTGGTCCCTCCAGGGGATGGATGGTCCAAAGACCCGTATGGTGCGGAGATTGAAAACGGGGCTATGTATGGCCGCGGTGTTGCTGTTTCAAAGAGTGATTTTGCGACCTATGCTTTTGCACTGCTGGCTTTGAAAGAGCGAGCTGAAGAGCTTGAGGGCACCGTTGAACTGCATCTGACATATGATGAGGAAGCAGGCGGTTTTGTTGGACCAAAATGGCTTTTGGAACAGGAACTGACCAAGCCTGACTATGCTTTTTCCGCTGGCTTTTCTTATGCTGTAACGACCTCCCATAATGGCTGTTTGCATATGGAGGTGATCTTGCGCGGTAAGCAGGCCCACGCGGCTATGCCGGACACAGGTGCGGATGCCTTACAAGCAGCGACACCTGTGCTTGCTGCAATTTATAAGGAGCGGGAACGTCTTGCGTCCATCACCAGTGCGCAAAAAGGCATTGGTTCACCCCAAATCACTGTTGGTCTCATCTCAGGTGGCATCAACACCAATGTGGTGCCGGATCGGGTATCACTGCGCATTGATCGTCGTTTGATCCCAGAGGAAAACGGGGTTGCGGTTGAAGAGCAGCTGACAGAGTTGATTGAATCTGTTGTGCCGGAGGATTGCGGTGTTGAAGTGGAATGTCGCCGCATCATGATTGCCGAACCCTTGCGAGAGTTGCCCGGCGCGAAAAAACTGGTAGAAGCCTTGCAATGGCCTGCTCGGGAAGTGCTTGGAATTGAGCTGGAAGCAACTGGTGCTCCGCTTTATACCGATGCGCGGCATTATTCCGAGGCCGGGATTCCGACAGTGCTTTATGGAGCAGGGCCTCGGTCCATACTGGAGGCCAATGCTCATGGGGCGGATGAACATCTTCAGCTTTCGGATTTGAAAGCGGCGACTATCATTGTGGCGGATGCTTTGAAGACACTGCTGCGCTAA
- a CDS encoding allantoate amidohydrolase, which translates to MRVDLRDETMGLGAQAAKMSAALQALSDDETALTRLYLSNSHKQAIELVKGWMIEAGLDVCVDAMGTVRGRLSPVGLNDTPRKTLLIGSHIDTVRNAGAYDGTLGVICGILAAQELKKSGQAPPFDVEVLAFGDEEGVRFPTTLSSSSAVAGVLIPAELDAEDKDGISVRQALSSFGLEAGDYPSCAYKSEDVLGYLEIHIEQGPCLEAEGLALGIVSSIAGSSRYRIEVSGMAGHAGTVPMPLRQDALVAASELIGAIEQIALDRYEHSVVATVGELDVLPGAVNVIPARVIMSLDIRAASDGPRIEAVDAVMCEAERIGAKRGLSISLTHYHTVDTTACSEQFQACARDAFVRTGIKPYTLMSGAGHDGQVMAKLTDIGMLFVRCRGGISHNPLEHVDQSDMGVATTALIQWIVSTAETKGSNDEGRD; encoded by the coding sequence ATGAGGGTAGATCTAAGGGATGAGACTATGGGGCTTGGAGCGCAAGCCGCCAAGATGAGTGCGGCACTTCAAGCGCTTTCCGATGATGAGACTGCGCTGACCCGTCTTTATCTTTCCAACTCTCACAAACAAGCGATTGAGCTGGTCAAGGGCTGGATGATTGAGGCTGGCCTTGATGTTTGTGTGGATGCAATGGGTACCGTTCGCGGTCGTTTGTCGCCGGTTGGCTTAAACGATACACCACGCAAAACACTACTGATTGGTTCGCACATAGATACCGTGCGCAATGCCGGTGCCTATGATGGGACGCTGGGTGTTATCTGCGGAATTCTGGCCGCTCAGGAGCTGAAAAAAAGCGGGCAGGCGCCTCCGTTTGATGTTGAGGTTCTTGCCTTTGGTGATGAGGAAGGCGTTCGGTTTCCCACAACTCTCAGCTCTTCCAGTGCAGTCGCCGGTGTTCTTATTCCTGCTGAACTGGATGCAGAAGACAAAGACGGGATCTCGGTTCGTCAGGCCCTTTCCAGCTTTGGGCTTGAGGCCGGTGACTATCCCTCCTGTGCTTACAAATCAGAGGATGTTCTCGGGTATTTGGAAATTCACATTGAGCAAGGGCCATGCCTTGAGGCAGAAGGGCTTGCGCTTGGTATTGTGAGTTCCATTGCCGGGTCCAGCCGCTACCGTATTGAGGTGAGCGGTATGGCCGGGCACGCGGGCACTGTTCCCATGCCATTGCGGCAGGATGCTTTGGTTGCGGCCAGTGAGTTGATTGGTGCTATTGAACAAATTGCGCTTGATCGGTACGAGCACAGTGTGGTGGCAACTGTTGGGGAGCTGGATGTTTTGCCCGGCGCTGTCAACGTAATTCCAGCCCGTGTCATCATGAGCCTTGATATTCGCGCTGCCAGTGATGGCCCGCGCATAGAAGCTGTTGATGCCGTGATGTGCGAGGCGGAGCGTATCGGGGCGAAACGTGGGCTTTCCATTTCCCTTACGCATTACCACACTGTTGATACTACAGCGTGTTCAGAGCAGTTTCAGGCCTGTGCTCGGGATGCCTTTGTGCGAACTGGGATAAAGCCTTACACGTTGATGTCTGGTGCGGGGCATGATGGGCAAGTTATGGCAAAACTGACCGATATCGGCATGTTGTTTGTGCGGTGCCGGGGCGGGATTAGTCATAATCCACTGGAACATGTTGACCAGAGTGACATGGGGGTTGCCACGACCGCGCTTATCCAGTGGATTGTGAGTACCGCAGAAACCAAGGGGAGCAATGATGAAGGCCGCGATTGA
- the uraD gene encoding 2-oxo-4-hydroxy-4-carboxy-5-ureidoimidazoline decarboxylase, with translation MNSYRLEEINQFSLDTFTEVFGGVAEHSPWVCVVAYREAPFASRDGLIQSFADVLLAAGSDAQLALIRAHPDLAGKAARAGQMEASSVNEQAGVGLDQLTDVEYAQFTEFNNAYKSFYGFPFIFAVKGATKHQILEAFQIRLKNSADEEFAEALRQICRIFRFRLEDLVVEEIAAFEP, from the coding sequence ATGAACTCTTATCGTCTTGAAGAGATAAACCAGTTTTCTCTGGACACCTTTACCGAGGTGTTTGGAGGGGTTGCGGAACACTCGCCCTGGGTTTGCGTTGTTGCCTATCGGGAGGCCCCATTTGCCTCTCGTGATGGGTTGATTCAATCTTTTGCTGATGTCTTGCTGGCCGCAGGTTCCGACGCGCAATTGGCTTTGATCCGGGCGCATCCTGACCTTGCTGGCAAAGCAGCCCGGGCTGGGCAGATGGAAGCATCATCCGTCAATGAACAAGCTGGTGTCGGTTTAGATCAGCTGACAGATGTTGAGTATGCGCAGTTTACTGAGTTTAATAACGCCTACAAATCCTTCTATGGTTTTCCCTTCATCTTTGCGGTGAAGGGCGCGACCAAGCACCAAATTTTGGAGGCGTTTCAAATTCGTTTGAAAAACTCGGCGGATGAGGAATTTGCTGAGGCTTTGCGTCAGATTTGCCGTATCTTCCGGTTCCGGCTTGAAGATCTGGTTGTGGAAGAAATAGCTGCCTTTGAGCCTTAA
- a CDS encoding urate hydroxylase PuuD — protein MTATFLSEWLNLLFRWFHLIVGVGWIGTSFYFIALDLSLRKREGQAPGILGSAWEVHGGGFYHVEKFMVAPKELPSDLIWYKWDAYLTWVSGFALLTVQYYFNATVYLIDPEVMKLLPVEAISISVVSLFAGWIVYDRLCRSPIGQNTPLLAACLLVIILGATYGYAQVFSGRGVLIHVGALIGTFMAFNVFVVIVPNQKKITAALLAGREPDAALGKIGKQRSVHNNYLTLPVLLMMVSNHYPLLTGHSQPVLVVALILVMGGMVRHFINRHDAHDSFGNFWWALPAAAVSLVAALIVTQPAKLGGVHGPVLDGDALAIAQTHCTACHSATPTNESFSEAPKNIELDSVADLRRYEALIMAQAVRSSAMPLGNETGMTTKEREVLGAWLQKSH, from the coding sequence ATGACAGCCACGTTCCTTAGTGAATGGCTCAATCTGCTTTTCCGCTGGTTTCACTTGATTGTGGGCGTGGGCTGGATTGGGACCTCGTTTTATTTCATCGCACTCGACCTTTCCCTTCGTAAACGGGAAGGGCAGGCACCGGGTATTCTCGGCAGTGCCTGGGAAGTGCACGGCGGCGGATTCTATCACGTCGAAAAGTTTATGGTGGCGCCTAAAGAGCTGCCAAGCGATCTGATCTGGTATAAGTGGGATGCGTATCTCACATGGGTCTCCGGCTTTGCGCTGCTGACTGTCCAGTACTATTTCAATGCTACCGTTTATCTCATCGACCCCGAAGTGATGAAGCTTCTGCCTGTGGAAGCGATTTCCATTTCGGTTGTGTCGTTGTTTGCTGGCTGGATTGTCTATGACCGTTTGTGTCGCTCACCAATTGGCCAGAACACGCCGTTGCTGGCAGCTTGTCTGCTGGTAATCATTCTGGGTGCGACCTACGGTTATGCTCAGGTGTTTTCCGGTCGGGGTGTCCTCATCCATGTGGGTGCGTTGATTGGCACATTTATGGCCTTTAACGTGTTTGTGGTGATCGTTCCGAACCAGAAGAAAATCACAGCAGCTCTGTTGGCTGGACGTGAACCCGATGCTGCGCTTGGCAAAATTGGCAAGCAGCGCTCTGTTCACAACAACTATTTAACCCTGCCTGTTTTGCTGATGATGGTGTCCAACCACTATCCGCTTTTGACGGGGCACAGTCAGCCGGTTCTAGTGGTTGCGCTGATCCTTGTGATGGGCGGTATGGTTCGTCACTTCATCAACCGTCATGACGCTCATGATAGCTTTGGTAATTTCTGGTGGGCGCTGCCTGCTGCTGCCGTGAGCCTTGTGGCTGCCCTTATTGTCACTCAACCTGCAAAGCTTGGCGGTGTGCATGGTCCGGTTCTTGATGGAGATGCGCTGGCGATTGCACAGACGCACTGCACGGCTTGCCATAGTGCAACGCCGACAAACGAATCCTTCTCTGAAGCGCCTAAGAACATCGAGCTGGACAGTGTTGCGGATTTGCGCCGTTATGAAGCTTTGATCATGGCACAGGCTGTTCGCTCCTCTGCTATGCCGCTTGGTAATGAGACGGGTATGACCACCAAAGAACGCGAAGTTCTGGGTGCTTGGTTACAGAAGAGCCATTAA
- a CDS encoding BMP family ABC transporter substrate-binding protein, with protein MRTIFKLAATAAVALGLSAGASVAADPMKIGFIYVGPVSDHGWSYQHDQGRLALEKYFGEKVKTTYIESVPEGADAERAIERLARSGHELIFTTSFGYMNPTMKVAKKFPKVKFEHATGYKQAKNVSSYGARFYEGRYVLGQVAAKISKSGTAGYIGSFPIPEVVRGIMGFGQASDMIKFAPKSQATAIVDDWSAYYISRVQAVMDGTWKGGDTWGGLDMDMVHMAPFTNIPADVADAATKTLAAIKSGELKPFTGPVMKQDGSVFLKDGEVAEDGALLSMNFYVKGIDDQLPK; from the coding sequence ATGCGCACTATCTTCAAACTTGCAGCGACTGCTGCAGTTGCTCTTGGCCTATCTGCAGGAGCATCCGTTGCTGCTGATCCGATGAAAATCGGTTTTATCTATGTTGGTCCTGTTTCTGACCACGGTTGGTCTTACCAGCATGATCAGGGTCGTTTGGCACTGGAAAAGTATTTCGGTGAAAAAGTTAAAACAACTTACATCGAGAGCGTTCCAGAAGGTGCCGATGCTGAACGCGCGATTGAGCGTCTGGCACGGTCCGGTCATGAGCTGATCTTTACAACGTCTTTTGGTTACATGAACCCAACCATGAAGGTTGCGAAGAAGTTCCCGAAAGTGAAGTTTGAGCATGCAACTGGCTACAAGCAGGCGAAAAACGTTTCCAGCTACGGCGCACGCTTCTATGAAGGTCGCTATGTTCTTGGTCAGGTTGCTGCTAAAATCTCCAAGTCCGGCACTGCTGGCTACATCGGTTCTTTCCCGATTCCTGAAGTTGTACGTGGCATCATGGGTTTCGGTCAGGCATCTGACATGATCAAGTTTGCGCCTAAATCTCAGGCAACTGCGATTGTTGATGATTGGTCCGCTTACTACATCTCCCGCGTTCAGGCTGTTATGGACGGTACCTGGAAGGGTGGCGACACTTGGGGTGGTCTGGACATGGACATGGTTCACATGGCTCCCTTTACCAACATTCCAGCTGATGTTGCCGATGCTGCAACCAAGACCCTTGCTGCGATCAAGTCTGGTGAACTGAAGCCATTCACTGGTCCAGTGATGAAGCAGGATGGCTCAGTCTTCTTGAAGGACGGCGAAGTTGCTGAAGATGGCGCTCTGCTGTCCATGAACTTCTACGTCAAAGGCATCGACGACCAGCTGCCAAAATAA
- a CDS encoding ABC transporter permease codes for MAMIEAVLLTIITASTPLLLAAIGELVVERSGVLNLGVEGMMIVGAVMGFAATQATGSPSVGIIAAMLAGVGMSLLFGFLTLNLMANQVATGLALTILGLGLSGMVGEAFIGQPGIRLEPIAIPGLSAIPFIGPLLFNQDVLVYASYGLVIAVYFVLFRSRTGLIIRAVGDNHASAHSLGYSVIQVRYLAVMFGGACSGLAGAYLSLIYTPQWVEGMTAGRGWIALALVVFASWRPARVLVGAYLFGAVSILQFHAQAAGIALPTQLMSALPYLATIIVLIMISRNKTLAKVNTPACLGKPFVPDR; via the coding sequence ATGGCGATGATTGAAGCTGTCCTTCTCACCATTATCACAGCCTCCACCCCGTTGTTGCTGGCCGCTATTGGCGAGCTGGTGGTAGAGCGCTCCGGTGTTCTCAACCTGGGTGTTGAGGGCATGATGATTGTTGGGGCTGTGATGGGTTTTGCAGCAACGCAGGCAACTGGGTCTCCTAGTGTGGGCATCATTGCTGCTATGCTGGCCGGTGTTGGCATGAGCCTGTTGTTTGGCTTCCTGACGCTCAACTTGATGGCCAATCAAGTGGCGACGGGTTTGGCTTTGACCATTCTTGGGCTTGGTCTGTCTGGTATGGTCGGGGAAGCGTTTATTGGTCAGCCGGGCATCCGGCTTGAGCCAATTGCCATTCCGGGCCTGTCTGCAATTCCGTTCATCGGGCCGTTGTTGTTCAATCAAGATGTGCTGGTTTACGCCAGTTATGGGTTGGTGATTGCAGTTTATTTTGTATTGTTCAGATCCCGCACAGGGCTGATTATTCGCGCCGTGGGTGACAATCATGCATCGGCGCATTCGCTTGGCTATTCCGTCATTCAGGTGCGCTATCTGGCTGTGATGTTTGGGGGTGCGTGTTCCGGTCTAGCTGGAGCTTACCTTTCCCTTATCTACACCCCGCAGTGGGTGGAAGGCATGACGGCTGGACGGGGCTGGATTGCGCTGGCTCTGGTGGTGTTTGCATCCTGGCGCCCAGCGCGGGTGCTGGTTGGCGCGTATTTGTTTGGGGCAGTTTCCATCTTGCAGTTCCACGCGCAGGCCGCTGGCATCGCGCTTCCAACGCAGCTGATGTCTGCACTGCCATATTTGGCAACGATTATCGTGCTGATTATGATTTCGCGTAATAAGACACTTGCAAAGGTGAATACACCTGCATGTCTTGGTAAGCCATTCGTACCAGATCGTTAA